A single Pseudomonadota bacterium DNA region contains:
- a CDS encoding NAD(P)-dependent oxidoreductase — translation MRQDHDDIEHRQARAVTDDTAAPSGATTWAETPVLVTGAAGFLGRRLCAALRARGARVTGLTRSQEGAVKGEAWAVADVSDVHAVRRVFDGCRPAFVFHLAAHLDPSPDMSTLPEHVRVNTLGTASVIAAALASGSPRLVVTGTAAECGPTPPTPIIDETPSCPITPYGMSKALATRLCLDAFSASRLPVTVARLFMVYGPGQSTRFFVPQLVEAARQGRVLDMTLGRQTRDFIHVDDAVDGLLAIAGADALAGRVVNLCSGVEQSLEEVCRTFERITGRTGLARMGALPYREGEIMRCFGQPRAVREHTGWAPGVSLDRGLTDLWERSAPSP, via the coding sequence ATGCGCCAGGACCATGACGACATCGAACACCGACAGGCGCGCGCCGTGACCGACGACACCGCTGCCCCCAGCGGGGCGACGACCTGGGCAGAGACCCCCGTGCTCGTCACGGGTGCCGCCGGATTTCTCGGGCGGCGCCTGTGCGCCGCGCTGCGAGCGCGGGGGGCGCGGGTCACGGGGCTGACGCGCTCGCAGGAAGGCGCGGTCAAGGGGGAGGCGTGGGCCGTCGCTGATGTTTCCGACGTCCATGCCGTGCGCCGCGTCTTCGACGGGTGTCGCCCCGCCTTCGTCTTCCACCTGGCGGCCCACCTCGATCCCAGCCCAGACATGTCGACCCTGCCCGAGCACGTGCGGGTGAACACCCTGGGTACCGCCTCTGTGATTGCCGCCGCCCTCGCGTCCGGGAGCCCTCGTCTGGTGGTGACGGGAACGGCGGCCGAGTGCGGCCCGACTCCGCCCACGCCCATCATCGACGAGACCCCCTCGTGTCCGATCACTCCCTACGGCATGTCGAAGGCGCTGGCGACCCGTCTCTGTCTCGACGCATTCTCCGCGTCCCGTCTGCCCGTGACGGTGGCGCGGCTGTTCATGGTGTACGGCCCCGGCCAGTCGACGCGCTTCTTCGTGCCACAGCTGGTGGAGGCGGCGCGCCAGGGTCGGGTTCTCGACATGACCCTCGGGCGGCAGACCCGCGACTTCATTCACGTCGACGACGCGGTCGACGGCCTGCTCGCGATTGCCGGGGCTGACGCGCTTGCGGGACGCGTGGTGAACCTGTGCTCCGGGGTCGAGCAGTCGCTCGAGGAGGTTTGCCGGACCTTTGAAAGAATCACCGGCCGGACCGGTCTGGCGCGCATGGGCGCGCTTCCCTACCGAGAAGGCGAGATCATGCGCTGCTTCGGCCAACCGCGCGCGGTGCGCGAGCACACGGGTTGGGCCCCGGGAGTCAGCCTCGACCGCGGTCTCACCGATCTCTGGGAACGGTCCGCCCCATCGCCATGA
- a CDS encoding class I SAM-dependent methyltransferase, producing the protein MREAISLHPDASAEFDPHARTYRDTVDGSLRFVEASADEMARVKCDLLLDAASRLLGDPSGLSMLDVGCGVGLMERFLLPRAGRLVGGDVSAEMVAEAQRREPEAAFVHLPSAGLPFDTHAFDLQFSACVYHHVPPAERRGVVAELARVVRPGGMLFVFEHNPYNPVTRKIVADCPLDRDAVLLEPRETRSLLREAGLEIVEQRYYLFFPGRLRALRPLERWLGWLPLGGQYYVAARKPRSGDT; encoded by the coding sequence ATGAGAGAAGCCATCTCCCTGCATCCCGACGCTTCGGCAGAGTTCGACCCCCACGCGCGCACCTATCGCGACACCGTCGATGGTTCGCTGCGCTTCGTGGAGGCGTCGGCTGACGAGATGGCCCGCGTCAAGTGCGATCTCCTCCTCGACGCGGCATCTCGCCTGCTCGGCGATCCTTCCGGGCTGTCGATGCTCGACGTGGGGTGCGGTGTCGGCTTGATGGAGCGCTTCCTTCTGCCTCGCGCGGGTCGCCTGGTGGGGGGCGACGTCTCGGCCGAGATGGTGGCCGAGGCACAGCGGCGCGAGCCGGAGGCTGCGTTCGTGCACCTTCCGAGCGCGGGGCTCCCCTTTGATACCCACGCATTCGACCTGCAGTTCAGCGCCTGCGTCTACCATCACGTGCCGCCCGCCGAGCGGCGGGGCGTGGTGGCCGAGCTTGCCCGGGTCGTACGTCCGGGCGGGATGCTGTTCGTGTTCGAGCACAACCCCTACAACCCCGTGACGCGCAAGATCGTGGCCGACTGCCCCCTCGATCGCGACGCTGTGCTGCTCGAGCCGCGCGAGACGCGCAGCCTGCTCCGCGAGGCCGGACTCGAGATCGTGGAGCAGCGGTACTACCTCTTCTTCCCCGGCCGCCTGCGGGCGCTCCGGCCGCTCGAGCGCTGGCTCG